The stretch of DNA TGCCTCACGAGCGACCGATCATCGCGCAAATTTATGGTTATGAATTAAAATCTTTTCGGGAATCGGTAAAAATTATTGCCGAACTGGGTTTTGATGGTGTGGATATCAACATGGGTTGCCCGGCAAAATCAGTCGTACACAGTGGTGGCGGGGCTGCGCTGATTAATGCTTCTTCTCACGCCAAGGCGATTATAAAAATTTGTGGAGAAACTTTAAAAGAAGTTTACGAAAAATCAGGAAGGCAACTGCCTCTTTCTGTGAAAACCCGTTTGGGTTATAGCACCACTAATGTCCGAGAATGGATTGGACAATTGTTGGATTGTAAAGAGCTTTCCAATATTTCCATTCATGGCCGTACCCTCAAACAAGCCTACACCGGAGAGGCTGACTGGGAGGCCATTGCCTCTGCCGTAGAACTGGCGAAAGGTTCGGGGAAAACCATTTTGGGAAATGGAGATTTGAAGAACCTGGAACATGCGGTGAAAAGAATTGAAGAAACACAGGTGGATGGAGTTTTGCTGGGGAGAGCCAGTTATGGAAATCCCTGGTTGTTTCGTGACAAAGAAAGCTATCGTTCCAACTTCAATTTCAGTTCACTCGAAATTCCGCTTAAAACCCGAATACAAGCCTTGCTGGATCATGCCGAA from Deltaproteobacteria bacterium encodes:
- a CDS encoding tRNA-dihydrouridine synthase produces the protein MPFSWQNLPKPIFGLAPMDGVTDHVFRSIVYNHGAPDVMFTEFVSVEGLSRHIPALLEDLKYLPHERPIIAQIYGYELKSFRESVKIIAELGFDGVDINMGCPAKSVVHSGGGAALINASSHAKAIIKICGETLKEVYEKSGRQLPLSVKTRLGYSTTNVREWIGQLLDCKELSNISIHGRTLKQAYTGEADWEAIASAVELAKGSGKTILGNGDLKNLEHAVKRIEETQVDGVLLGRASYGNPWLFRDKESYRSNFNFSSLEIPLKTRIQALLDHAELLQNSKAEKNFIQIRKHAGWYMRGFPGAADLRNLLVRVSNLEELQKILKSYL